Proteins from one Carcharodon carcharias isolate sCarCar2 chromosome 19, sCarCar2.pri, whole genome shotgun sequence genomic window:
- the LOC121291731 gene encoding uncharacterized protein LOC121291731 isoform X1 — translation MPIPICPIPAVLLAACLFTAGIHSKAQEVKQTPPSASLVEGDSVTMNCIIDFIGPKIYKWLKNDLQTDQAISMYGQRVEEGMKDSKGQKLLPFLRIKNLTECDSGTYYCAAENLGRTLKGAGTKLTVTRVPQSAQCNSVSYIYIGVSAAVIGVLCISLIIVSVRLIQRNKACIALQRQFVAYITEKSAETVASKPKGKHQHRTGTASSSGVEGKKKRKQKERHTVDNANYVHIGRPEENQA, via the exons ATGCCCATTCCCATCTGTCCCATTCCTGCCGTACTCCTAGCGGCGTGTCTCTTCACCGCCG GAATTCACTCCAAAGCGCAAGAGGTTAAGCAGACGCCCCCCTCAGCGAGTCTGGTGGAAGGCGACAGCGTGACTATGAATTGCATCATCGATTTCATTGGGCCTAAAATCTACAAATGGCTAAAAAATGACCTGCAAACAGACCAAGCTATCTCAATGTATGGGCAAAGAGTAGAAGAAGGCATGAAGGATTCCAAAGGTCAGAAATTGTTGCCGTTTCTGCGGATCAAGAATCTCACAGAATGTGATTCGGGAACATATTATTGTGCGGCGGAAAACCTGGGCAGAACACTTAAGGGTGCAGGGACGAAACTTACCGTAACCC gtgttccgcaaagtgctCAATGCAACTCAGTCAGTTATATATATATTGGAGTGTCGGCTGCAGTGATAGGAGTGCTTTGTATTTCACTAATTATAGTGTCTGTACGTCTCATTCAAAGAAATAAAG CTTGCATTGCTCTTCAGAG GCAGTTCGTTGCATACATCACTGAAAAGTCAGCAG AAACTGTCGCATCAAAGCCGAAAGGGAAGCATCAG CACCGAACGGGGACTGCTTCGAGCTCTGGTGTAGAAGgcaagaagaaaagaaaacagaAAGAGCGCCACACGGTGGACAACGCGAACTATGTCCACATTGGCCGACCCGAGGAAAACCAGGCCTAA
- the LOC121291731 gene encoding T-cell surface glycoprotein CD8 beta chain-like isoform X2, which yields MNCIIDFIGPKIYKWLKNDLQTDQAISMYGQRVEEGMKDSKGQKLLPFLRIKNLTECDSGTYYCAAENLGRTLKGAGTKLTVTRVPQSAQCNSVSYIYIGVSAAVIGVLCISLIIVSVRLIQRNKACIALQRQFVAYITEKSAETVASKPKGKHQHRTGTASSSGVEGKKKRKQKERHTVDNANYVHIGRPEENQA from the exons ATGAATTGCATCATCGATTTCATTGGGCCTAAAATCTACAAATGGCTAAAAAATGACCTGCAAACAGACCAAGCTATCTCAATGTATGGGCAAAGAGTAGAAGAAGGCATGAAGGATTCCAAAGGTCAGAAATTGTTGCCGTTTCTGCGGATCAAGAATCTCACAGAATGTGATTCGGGAACATATTATTGTGCGGCGGAAAACCTGGGCAGAACACTTAAGGGTGCAGGGACGAAACTTACCGTAACCC gtgttccgcaaagtgctCAATGCAACTCAGTCAGTTATATATATATTGGAGTGTCGGCTGCAGTGATAGGAGTGCTTTGTATTTCACTAATTATAGTGTCTGTACGTCTCATTCAAAGAAATAAAG CTTGCATTGCTCTTCAGAG GCAGTTCGTTGCATACATCACTGAAAAGTCAGCAG AAACTGTCGCATCAAAGCCGAAAGGGAAGCATCAG CACCGAACGGGGACTGCTTCGAGCTCTGGTGTAGAAGgcaagaagaaaagaaaacagaAAGAGCGCCACACGGTGGACAACGCGAACTATGTCCACATTGGCCGACCCGAGGAAAACCAGGCCTAA